The stretch of DNA CGGTACCACCGATACCGATAAAATGAAGACGAAGTGGTAATCGTTCCAAATCAACACGTACCTGTTCGACCAATCTTCTTTCTCCTCTCTCGCTGAGCGTCTCCCACGATCTCCTCAGCAATGATCGATGCTGCACGTTTCAAATATTGAGTGTCCTCAGAATAGCGATGCGCAGTAAGAAACATGGTGCGAATTTTTTCACCCAGAAGATCTGGACATAACACATGCTCTTCAATAATTTCCACCGGTTGGTGCCTCTGTAACCACAAGGCATTATAAACTTGATGAGATTCTGTAGCCTCGGCATACGGTACCAGAATGCTGGGTACACCAAAGAAAAAAAGTTCAAAAACGGTGTTTGCTCCCGCTCTACAGATGGCTAAATCTGAAACCGCATATACCATCCCCGGACAGGAAAGAAAGGGATAAACCCGATAAGGGAAAGAAAAACGCCTGGCTCTTTCTTCTACCCGGAAGAAATCCTCTTTCCCAGTTATATGAACCACCTGAATCGCGCTTTCATCCAGAAAATCCAGAGCTTGCAAAAAATTCTCATTGATGACTTCTGAACCTCGACTTCCACCCATAACCAGAATCGTACGACGTCCTGGCTCTAACATCAATCTTTTGCGCGCCTCCTCTTTTTTACCCCTCCACTCCATCACTTCCTCCCGTAAGGGGTTCCCCACCACCTTTACGGTTTTGCATCCTTCAAAATACGGAATCGCGTCCTGCGCAGCAACAAAAACCATTTTCGCCCATCGGGCTACAATCCGATTGGCAAGGCCGGGGTATATATTTTGCTCGTGAACGTAAATGGGAATGCGAAACCAACGCGCCCATATCCCCCCAAGCAGAGAGAGATAACTTCCCATAGCCAAAAAAGCACGGGGTCGGTAGCGCAAAAAATACCATCCTCCCAGTAAAAATCCTACCAGATTTTCAACCAAAAGGCGAAGAAATCTCCAATCAAAATGTCGATTCCAACCCCGAGCTACAAGATACACCATTCGAAAATCACTACTGCGCACAAGCTCTCTCTCCATGCCTCTTTTGGTTCCCAGAAAGATGATATCCCAATCCACTCGCTTACGAATCTCAAGAGCAATGCACAAGGAAGGAATTACATGACCTCCGGTGCCACCTCCAGCTATGAAAACACATG from Atribacterota bacterium encodes:
- a CDS encoding UDP-N-acetylglucosamine--N-acetylmuramyl-(pentapeptide) pyrophosphoryl-undecaprenol N-acetylglucosamine transferase, whose amino-acid sequence is MKPCVFIAGGGTGGHVIPSLCIALEIRKRVDWDIIFLGTKRGMERELVRSSDFRMVYLVARGWNRHFDWRFLRLLVENLVGFLLGGWYFLRYRPRAFLAMGSYLSLLGGIWARWFRIPIYVHEQNIYPGLANRIVARWAKMVFVAAQDAIPYFEGCKTVKVVGNPLREEVMEWRGKKEEARKRLMLEPGRRTILVMGGSRGSEVINENFLQALDFLDESAIQVVHITGKEDFFRVEERARRFSFPYRVYPFLSCPGMVYAVSDLAICRAGANTVFELFFFGVPSILVPYAEATESHQVYNALWLQRHQPVEIIEEHVLCPDLLGEKIRTMFLTAHRYSEDTQYLKRAASIIAEEIVGDAQRERRKKIGRTGTC